A single window of Anaerocolumna chitinilytica DNA harbors:
- a CDS encoding glucosaminidase domain-containing protein: MKKEEFLKAIAAAAIQYYPGYRILPSLTIAQASLESRWGDSGLAKDCYNYFGMKWSSTCGTAFKEYTTDEQTTEGVPYTIKARFRKYSGIKEGIKGYYDFLQYPRYSNLKGITDYKEACNLIRKDGWATDIAYTTKLVSLIETYELWKYDLQVVYGSGPEEAITPGTDCLAIIWLQYKLNSCLKNKSGFTELVVDGIFGAKTRGALLLFWKYLGWNKDGQNTGWEAGSKTKAALAAG, encoded by the coding sequence ATGAAGAAAGAGGAGTTTCTAAAAGCTATTGCAGCTGCAGCCATTCAATATTACCCCGGTTACCGCATCCTTCCAAGTCTTACCATAGCCCAGGCAAGCCTAGAATCACGATGGGGAGATTCGGGCTTGGCAAAGGACTGCTATAACTATTTTGGTATGAAGTGGTCCAGCACCTGTGGTACCGCCTTTAAGGAATACACCACCGATGAACAGACAACGGAAGGGGTACCGTATACTATAAAAGCCAGATTTCGCAAATACTCCGGAATAAAAGAAGGTATTAAAGGTTACTATGATTTCCTTCAGTACCCAAGGTATTCCAATTTGAAAGGAATCACAGATTATAAGGAAGCCTGTAACCTTATCAGAAAAGACGGCTGGGCAACAGATATCGCCTACACTACCAAGCTCGTCAGCTTGATTGAAACCTATGAACTGTGGAAATATGATTTGCAGGTGGTATACGGTAGTGGACCGGAGGAAGCTATAACACCGGGAACAGATTGTCTGGCAATTATCTGGCTTCAATACAAACTTAATAGCTGTTTGAAAAATAAAAGCGGCTTTACAGAATTAGTAGTAGATGGTATCTTTGGGGCAAAAACCAGAGGAGCACTGCTGCTGTTCTGGAAGTATCTTGGGTGGAATAAGGATGGACAAAATACTGGATGGGAAGCAGGAAGCAAAACCAAAGCAGCCTTGGCAGCAGGATAA
- a CDS encoding phage holin family protein: protein MEITFLLQYINLVTLGICLCLGYAFKNIKNFNNQYIPAAMLVIGTIINILANLPAINMSIILGGMISGLASTGLYEAMRNLIEKDGKEI, encoded by the coding sequence ATGGAAATTACATTTCTACTACAATATATTAACTTGGTTACCTTAGGAATATGCTTGTGTTTAGGCTACGCCTTTAAGAATATCAAGAACTTTAACAACCAATACATACCCGCAGCCATGCTGGTTATTGGCACCATTATCAATATACTTGCGAATCTTCCGGCAATTAATATGTCCATAATCCTTGGCGGTATGATTAGCGGCCTTGCAAGTACCGGACTGTATGAAGCTATGCGCAATCTGATAGAGAAAGACGGTAAGGAGATATGA
- a CDS encoding pyocin knob domain-containing protein, protein MAQHTTYYNLEKQQGNDLVNINGINNNFDIIDTEIKEAQNRMQKAVGTLSELKAVTGVPENTTILCKGLGLYRYEASSAATPDDFFIVAPSLGTGRWILMAETAMGFSADTGSTNAYVLTLPGLSAYYTGMMVWFKPVNGNTGACTINVNTLGAKSLVRPGGVALTSGDITAGALICAVYDGTNFQLISLLAANLVHLTATQTLTNKTLTSPILTTPKFATAGYITDANGNELIRFPSTVASAVNEITVNNAATGVPPSIQSSGSDTNVGLDIKSKGTGTIRNYVNNVVSVVFDAAASAVNSLTMKSNATNNSPSIEAAGSDANVGIDVKTKGTGVFRALVNGVVAFVVDTVAGAVNYLTVKANTAGNAPAISATGTDTNVDVNVVPKGTGRLKENGTAVALSTDLTSYNSLIGRIVIPANADLNAATYKSIGNYYCPTTADSQTILNMPKIPSIIINAFNLKVFFGTGTGYPVQQVEFYDSGIVYRRVFDPYLNSGAGGWLSWSYVSGPSAGYAPNILINGDFQVWQRGTTFALPTNGSYSSDRWGIWNYVDSNVKVLKGYKSLRVEEYNAVGGANAYTPIYQNVEDYAEYAGKTLTLSCNISLDAGVSAEIAFYDGVSSHFSGSFSSGGTKVVTATMASNATQLQIIVTFFRNGIAIGKGLNINWVKLEVNDHATPFIPRSYGEELVLCQRYYQIFTVVDIAQSNGRVTISGVLSPQLRVDPSATFGTWSLNAGVTPTTTEYVVKNDSFYITATGAVYPARYSIQIKLDAEL, encoded by the coding sequence ATGGCACAACATACAACTTATTATAACCTTGAGAAACAACAAGGGAATGATTTGGTTAATATAAATGGTATCAATAATAATTTTGATATTATTGATACAGAAATAAAGGAAGCTCAGAACAGGATGCAAAAAGCGGTAGGAACCCTGTCAGAACTCAAAGCGGTAACCGGAGTTCCTGAGAATACAACAATACTGTGTAAAGGCTTAGGATTATACCGGTATGAAGCCTCAAGTGCAGCAACGCCTGATGATTTCTTTATCGTGGCACCAAGTCTTGGTACCGGCAGATGGATTCTTATGGCAGAAACGGCAATGGGATTCTCGGCAGATACAGGCAGTACAAATGCTTATGTTCTGACACTGCCGGGATTATCTGCATACTACACAGGCATGATGGTTTGGTTTAAGCCGGTTAATGGAAATACCGGAGCTTGCACAATCAATGTTAACACATTGGGAGCAAAATCACTGGTAAGACCGGGCGGAGTAGCTTTGACGTCGGGAGATATTACAGCAGGCGCTTTGATCTGTGCTGTATATGATGGTACTAATTTTCAGCTTATTAGCCTTTTGGCTGCGAATCTTGTGCATCTTACTGCAACACAGACCTTAACGAATAAGACCCTTACCAGTCCTATTCTGACAACTCCGAAATTTGCAACTGCCGGATATATTACAGATGCCAACGGAAATGAATTAATAAGGTTTCCTTCTACCGTTGCAAGTGCTGTAAATGAAATCACAGTAAACAATGCAGCAACGGGGGTACCGCCAAGCATTCAATCAAGCGGTTCTGATACAAATGTCGGCTTGGACATCAAGTCCAAGGGAACCGGGACAATAAGGAACTATGTTAATAATGTAGTATCCGTTGTATTTGATGCTGCAGCTTCTGCAGTGAACTCACTTACCATGAAATCAAATGCCACAAATAACTCACCGTCTATTGAGGCTGCTGGAAGTGATGCAAACGTTGGGATTGATGTAAAAACCAAGGGAACCGGAGTTTTTAGAGCTTTGGTTAATGGAGTGGTAGCTTTTGTTGTGGATACGGTGGCTGGTGCAGTGAATTATCTGACAGTAAAAGCAAATACAGCTGGTAATGCACCAGCAATATCAGCAACCGGTACTGATACAAATGTAGATGTGAATGTGGTTCCAAAAGGTACTGGCAGGCTTAAGGAAAATGGTACAGCAGTAGCACTTTCAACTGATTTAACATCTTATAATAGTCTAATAGGAAGAATAGTTATACCTGCTAATGCAGATTTAAATGCGGCTACATATAAGAGTATAGGCAATTATTATTGCCCTACTACTGCAGATTCACAAACTATTCTTAACATGCCCAAGATACCATCTATTATAATAAATGCATTTAATCTGAAGGTATTTTTTGGAACAGGAACTGGTTATCCAGTACAACAAGTTGAATTTTATGATTCAGGTATTGTTTATAGGAGAGTTTTTGACCCATATCTAAATTCAGGAGCAGGTGGATGGTTATCCTGGAGTTATGTTTCGGGGCCAAGTGCTGGATATGCTCCAAACATACTCATTAATGGAGACTTCCAGGTATGGCAGAGAGGAACAACATTTGCACTTCCAACTAATGGTTCTTATTCATCTGATAGATGGGGAATTTGGAATTATGTAGATTCAAATGTTAAGGTTTTAAAAGGATATAAATCATTAAGAGTTGAAGAATATAATGCGGTAGGGGGTGCCAATGCTTATACACCAATATATCAAAATGTAGAAGATTATGCAGAATATGCTGGTAAAACATTAACACTATCTTGTAACATATCTTTGGATGCTGGTGTTTCAGCAGAGATAGCCTTTTATGATGGCGTTTCCTCACATTTTTCTGGTTCTTTTTCATCAGGAGGTACTAAGGTTGTAACAGCAACTATGGCAAGCAATGCTACTCAATTACAGATAATAGTTACATTTTTCCGTAATGGGATAGCCATAGGAAAAGGTCTTAACATTAATTGGGTCAAACTTGAAGTAAATGACCATGCAACACCGTTTATTCCAAGAAGTTATGGTGAGGAGTTAGTTTTATGCCAAAGGTATTACCAAATTTTTACTGTCGTAGATATTGCCCAAAGCAATGGCAGAGTGACAATTTCTGGAGTGCTTTCTCCTCAATTGAGAGTTGACCCATCGGCGACATTTGGAACATGGTCACTAAATGCAGGAGTTACTCCTACTACAACTGAATATGTAGTTAAAAATGACTCGTTTTACATTACAGCTACAGGCGCAGTTTACCCTGCTAGATATAGCATTCAGATTAAATTGGATGCAGAGCTATAG
- a CDS encoding putative phage tail protein, with translation MELMEHLPSYYRGNKTMEELQGILTEGTKETAAKFQETLDQCFIGTATTLLSRYEKIYGLTVDVTKNEGFRRERLLAKARGTGTVTKKMLEDTARAYSNGEVKVIENINNNSFVVRFVGTKGIPANMADLTLTIEDIKPAHLSFTFEYTFNTWLDVSDMTWAETKNYTWEQLRVR, from the coding sequence ATGGAGTTGATGGAACATTTACCTTCCTATTACAGAGGGAACAAAACCATGGAAGAACTCCAGGGCATTCTGACAGAGGGAACGAAAGAAACTGCCGCTAAGTTTCAGGAAACACTGGACCAATGCTTTATCGGAACAGCAACCACTCTGCTTAGCAGATATGAGAAAATCTATGGACTTACGGTAGATGTAACAAAGAATGAGGGGTTTCGAAGGGAAAGACTTCTGGCAAAGGCAAGAGGAACCGGTACGGTAACCAAAAAAATGCTTGAGGATACCGCCAGAGCCTATTCCAATGGAGAGGTTAAGGTTATTGAGAATATTAATAACAACAGTTTTGTTGTAAGGTTTGTAGGGACTAAGGGGATACCAGCCAACATGGCGGATCTGACACTTACGATAGAGGATATCAAACCTGCTCATTTGTCTTTTACCTTCGAGTATACCTTTAATACCTGGTTGGATGTAAGTGATATGACTTGGGCAGAAACGAAAAACTATACATGGGAACAATTAAGAGTGAGGTGA
- a CDS encoding baseplate J/gp47 family protein, translating to MFEAMTYEAILEEMLSRVTNDVDKREGSIIYDALAPCAYELSQNYFNMDNFIDLVFGDTAVAEYLDRVVSDYGIVRKAATKAVRKVTVNREVPIGSRWGLETTTYKIISKLTDNTGEGASGSTGTYSYAAECEQTGEIGNHYSGTLVNIDNINDVNATLTDIITAGEEEENDDNLRSRFYTLVQSPSTSGNAFNYRKWALEVPGVGDAKIYPLWNGNGTVKVMIVDSSLSIDTSLEAKVYEHIEEVRPIGAAVTVTSPASKEIKISAKITLDGTKLLSEVSADFTAAVTEYLKGTIFEAYSISYAKIGSLLLSTRGVADYTDLLLNNGVTNIPIQDTQIPIAGAITLSGVN from the coding sequence ATGTTTGAAGCTATGACTTATGAAGCGATATTAGAGGAGATGTTAAGCCGTGTGACGAATGATGTGGATAAGAGAGAGGGAAGCATTATCTATGATGCTCTTGCGCCTTGTGCCTATGAACTGTCCCAGAATTATTTTAACATGGATAACTTTATTGATCTGGTATTTGGGGATACCGCGGTTGCAGAGTATCTGGACCGTGTGGTTTCCGATTATGGAATTGTTCGAAAAGCGGCAACCAAGGCAGTCAGGAAGGTGACTGTTAATAGAGAGGTGCCAATTGGAAGCAGGTGGGGGCTGGAAACCACAACCTACAAGATTATATCAAAACTTACAGACAATACCGGTGAAGGTGCATCGGGCTCTACAGGCACATACAGCTATGCTGCGGAATGCGAACAAACAGGAGAAATCGGAAACCATTATAGCGGCACTCTTGTGAATATTGATAACATAAATGATGTTAACGCAACTCTCACAGATATTATTACTGCCGGTGAGGAAGAGGAAAACGATGACAACCTTAGAAGCAGGTTCTATACCCTGGTTCAGTCACCCAGCACCAGCGGTAATGCTTTTAATTACCGTAAATGGGCCCTTGAAGTTCCCGGTGTGGGAGATGCTAAGATATATCCCCTTTGGAATGGGAATGGGACAGTGAAGGTAATGATAGTTGATAGCAGCCTATCCATTGATACCAGCCTGGAAGCAAAGGTGTATGAACATATCGAGGAGGTAAGGCCCATAGGAGCCGCTGTCACGGTAACCAGTCCTGCAAGTAAGGAGATTAAAATCTCGGCTAAGATAACTCTGGATGGGACCAAGCTTTTAAGTGAGGTGTCAGCGGATTTTACAGCTGCTGTAACGGAATACTTAAAAGGCACTATCTTTGAAGCTTATTCCATCAGTTATGCAAAAATCGGCAGCCTGCTTCTAAGTACAAGGGGAGTAGCAGATTATACAGATCTTTTATTGAATAATGGTGTGACCAATATACCTATTCAAGACACCCAGATACCTATAGCTGGGGCGATTACTCTGTCGGGGGTGAATTAA
- a CDS encoding DUF2634 domain-containing protein — MIPANSFTEDGIVQAEAEVSRTYALYPDKIQGFLKEAEALQQAVFKLLNTEKYEYPIYSFDYGIALEDLIGKDPDYVVIEIERRISECLLSDERISEVTNFEFEDNGDELYVSFLVKSIYGDLKVTKEVTY, encoded by the coding sequence ATGATTCCGGCAAATTCATTTACAGAGGATGGGATAGTTCAGGCGGAAGCAGAGGTCAGCAGAACATATGCTCTCTATCCCGATAAAATACAAGGCTTTCTTAAAGAGGCAGAAGCCCTGCAACAGGCGGTATTTAAACTGCTGAATACGGAAAAGTACGAATATCCCATCTACAGTTTCGACTATGGTATTGCATTGGAGGATTTGATTGGAAAAGACCCAGATTATGTGGTAATCGAAATAGAGCGCAGAATCAGTGAATGCCTTCTCTCGGACGAAAGAATCAGTGAAGTAACCAATTTTGAATTTGAAGATAATGGGGATGAGCTTTACGTCAGTTTTCTGGTAAAAAGTATTTATGGAGATTTGAAGGTTACAAAGGAGGTGACGTATTAA
- a CDS encoding DNA helicase codes for MIQEIKIIIENYLNNAKLSMYLTGTVVADGIQISDRLTLPLELIQGNLKKELTMGKQVRLLRNHGGQQYYLLEVVE; via the coding sequence ATGATACAGGAAATCAAAATAATAATAGAAAATTATCTAAACAATGCCAAGCTATCTATGTATCTTACCGGTACAGTAGTAGCAGATGGAATACAGATTAGTGACCGATTGACACTGCCTTTGGAGCTGATACAGGGAAATTTGAAGAAGGAACTGACAATGGGTAAACAGGTAAGGCTTCTTCGAAATCACGGTGGACAGCAATATTATCTATTGGAGGTGGTAGAATGA
- a CDS encoding XkdQ/YqbQ family protein: MISFIVKTGDKIYDISELVTKVSFQETLNEGCSKLDFTYIKRDLDIKNGSIVRFTYNSVGIFQGYVFKISRGRDKEISITAYDQLRYCKAKDTLFLKEDTVSTITNKMCNYFHLSKGTIEDAKFVLPVGVQEDKTWLDIIYSSISDTLKAKQKWYVLRDEFGKVTLREMGNLYLNLILGDASLCYDYKYEKSIDEDFYNMIKLVAVDEEARKASVTVAKDDKSISSFGFLQYFEKVDKKYTSAQVKDMADSLLGLYNREAESVSLECLGNTKVRAGTSFQAVISDIGLDNRLIVKSVTHQFLPLHTMSLEVMI; this comes from the coding sequence ATGATAAGTTTTATTGTAAAGACCGGGGATAAAATCTATGACATCAGTGAACTGGTAACAAAAGTCTCTTTTCAGGAGACTTTGAATGAAGGCTGCAGCAAACTGGACTTTACCTACATAAAAAGGGATTTGGATATTAAGAACGGAAGTATTGTTCGCTTTACCTATAACAGTGTCGGTATTTTCCAGGGCTATGTCTTTAAAATCAGCCGGGGGCGGGATAAGGAAATAAGCATTACTGCCTACGATCAGCTGCGTTATTGCAAGGCGAAAGATACCTTGTTTCTGAAAGAAGATACGGTTTCTACGATAACCAATAAGATGTGCAATTATTTTCATTTGAGCAAAGGTACCATAGAGGATGCGAAATTTGTACTTCCGGTAGGGGTTCAGGAAGATAAGACCTGGCTTGATATTATTTATTCCTCCATCAGCGATACCTTGAAAGCGAAGCAGAAGTGGTATGTTTTAAGGGATGAGTTTGGGAAGGTGACCCTTCGTGAGATGGGAAACCTTTATCTGAATCTGATACTTGGGGATGCCAGCCTCTGTTATGACTATAAGTATGAGAAATCCATTGATGAGGATTTTTACAACATGATTAAGCTGGTGGCGGTAGATGAGGAAGCCAGGAAAGCAAGCGTAACTGTTGCAAAGGATGATAAGTCCATTTCTTCCTTTGGATTTCTGCAATATTTTGAAAAGGTTGATAAGAAGTATACCAGTGCCCAGGTTAAGGATATGGCCGATAGTCTGTTGGGTCTCTATAACAGAGAAGCGGAAAGCGTAAGCCTTGAATGCCTTGGAAATACCAAGGTAAGGGCAGGCACCAGCTTTCAGGCAGTTATCTCTGACATCGGGCTGGACAATCGGCTTATTGTTAAAAGTGTTACCCATCAGTTTTTGCCCCTTCACACAATGAGTCTGGAGGTAATGATATGA